A genomic segment from Yimella sp. cx-51 encodes:
- a CDS encoding ATP-dependent Clp protease proteolytic subunit, translated as MNSNNPAEVGRGLHVPPSSRYILPQFEERTSYGMKRSDPYNKLFEDRIIFLGVQVDDASADDVIAQLIVLESQDPDRDILMYINSPGGSFTALTAIYDTMQYIQPDVQTFVIGQAASAAAVILGAGAPGKRFALPNARILIHQPAMEGSGGTASDLEITANEIFRMRDWLEDTIASHTGRSKEQVAKDIERDKILTAAQAQEYGLIDEVLASRKASQQS; from the coding sequence ATGAATTCGAACAACCCCGCTGAAGTCGGCCGCGGTCTCCACGTGCCGCCGAGCAGCCGCTACATCCTGCCGCAGTTCGAGGAGCGCACCTCCTACGGCATGAAGCGCAGCGACCCCTACAACAAGCTCTTCGAGGACCGCATCATCTTCCTCGGCGTGCAGGTGGACGACGCTTCGGCCGACGACGTGATCGCGCAGCTGATCGTGTTGGAGAGCCAAGACCCCGACCGCGACATCCTCATGTACATCAACAGCCCCGGTGGATCCTTCACCGCGTTGACCGCGATCTACGACACGATGCAGTACATCCAGCCCGATGTGCAGACCTTCGTGATCGGCCAGGCCGCCTCCGCTGCTGCAGTGATCCTCGGTGCCGGCGCACCGGGCAAGCGGTTCGCCCTGCCCAACGCACGCATCCTGATCCACCAGCCGGCGATGGAAGGCTCGGGCGGCACCGCCTCCGACCTGGAGATCACCGCCAACGAGATCTTCCGGATGCGTGACTGGCTGGAAGACACCATCGCCAGCCACACCGGCCGCTCCAAGGAGCAGGTGGCCAAGGACATCGAGCGCGACAAGATCCTCACCGCTGCCCAGGCACAGGAGTACGGCCTGATCGATGAGGTGCTTGCATCGCGCAAGGCGAGTCAGCAAAGCTGA
- a CDS encoding ATP-dependent Clp protease proteolytic subunit — protein sequence MTERSNAPVGMATQPVAGLDDQIYNRLLKERIIFLGSDVRDDNANAICAQLLLLAAEDPEKDIWLYINSPGGSVTAGMAIYDTMNWIPNDVATVAMGLAASMGQFLLSAGAKGKRYATPHARIMMHQPSGGIGGTASDIRTQAELLLGMKKELADLIAEHTGQTAEQVERDSDRDRWFTAKEAKEYGFVDHVFERSTDAPGDVKA from the coding sequence ATGACGGAGCGCAGCAACGCGCCGGTCGGCATGGCCACTCAGCCGGTGGCCGGCCTCGACGATCAGATCTACAACCGCCTGCTCAAGGAACGCATCATCTTCCTGGGTTCGGACGTGCGCGATGACAACGCGAACGCGATCTGCGCCCAGCTGCTGCTGCTGGCGGCCGAAGACCCCGAGAAGGACATCTGGCTGTACATCAACAGCCCCGGTGGTTCGGTGACGGCCGGCATGGCGATCTACGACACGATGAACTGGATCCCCAACGATGTCGCGACCGTCGCGATGGGCCTGGCCGCCTCGATGGGACAGTTCCTGTTGTCCGCCGGAGCCAAGGGCAAGCGTTACGCCACCCCGCACGCGCGCATCATGATGCACCAGCCTTCGGGCGGTATCGGCGGCACCGCCTCCGACATCCGCACCCAGGCCGAGTTGCTCCTGGGCATGAAGAAGGAGCTCGCTGATCTCATCGCCGAGCACACCGGCCAGACCGCTGAGCAGGTCGAGAGGGACTCCGACCGCGACCGCTGGTTCACCGCCAAGGAAGCCAAGGAGTACGGCTTCGTCGACCACGTCTTCGAGCGTTCCACTGACGCTCCCGGCGATGTGAAGGCATGA
- the tig gene encoding trigger factor, which produces MKSAVETLNPTRVKLTVEVPFEELKPSLDAAYAAIGNQVQIPGFRKGKVPARIIEQRFGRGAVVGEAINEALPQFYGQAIEENNLQPLGQPEVDVTGAPTEGDDPLVFTAEVDVRPEFELPKFDEIKVEVDPIKVTDEDVDAEVEQLRERFGTLKTVERAVTKGDFVSIDLKATIGDEEIDAVEGISYEVGAGNMLEGMDEALEGLSAGESKEFTAALAGGEHEGQDADCVVTLQAVKKRELPELDDEFAQLASEHDTMDELRAQLTTQAEAGKRFQQGVQARDKVLEHLLENVEIALPQGIIDAEVNSHLEGEGRLEDDEHRAEVDESTRKALKSQLLLDKIVEDEEIQVSQEELIEYLIMSAQQYGMDPNTFAQALDQQGQVPQVLSEVARRKALASVLEKVSVVDTDGNDVDLNAEVEVEDVDGSDIELDVDQDEKADEADKA; this is translated from the coding sequence GTGAAGAGCGCCGTCGAGACCCTCAACCCGACCCGGGTCAAGCTGACCGTCGAGGTGCCGTTCGAGGAACTCAAGCCGAGCCTGGACGCCGCGTACGCCGCCATCGGCAACCAGGTGCAGATTCCGGGCTTCCGTAAGGGCAAGGTTCCCGCGCGCATCATCGAGCAGCGTTTCGGCCGCGGCGCGGTCGTCGGCGAGGCGATCAACGAGGCCCTTCCGCAGTTCTACGGCCAGGCCATCGAGGAGAACAACCTCCAGCCGCTGGGCCAGCCCGAGGTCGATGTCACCGGTGCCCCCACCGAAGGCGACGACCCGTTGGTCTTCACCGCCGAGGTCGATGTCCGTCCCGAGTTCGAGCTGCCGAAGTTCGACGAGATCAAGGTCGAGGTCGACCCGATCAAGGTCACCGACGAGGACGTCGACGCAGAGGTCGAGCAGCTGCGCGAGCGTTTCGGCACCCTCAAGACCGTCGAGCGTGCCGTCACCAAGGGCGACTTCGTCTCGATCGACCTCAAGGCCACGATCGGCGACGAGGAGATCGACGCCGTCGAAGGCATCTCCTACGAAGTGGGCGCCGGCAACATGCTCGAAGGCATGGACGAGGCGCTCGAGGGCCTTTCGGCCGGCGAGTCCAAAGAGTTCACCGCTGCACTCGCCGGTGGCGAGCACGAGGGCCAGGACGCCGACTGCGTCGTCACCCTCCAGGCGGTCAAAAAGCGCGAACTGCCGGAGCTGGACGACGAGTTCGCCCAGCTGGCGTCCGAGCACGACACGATGGACGAGCTGCGTGCCCAGCTGACCACCCAGGCCGAGGCCGGCAAGCGCTTCCAGCAGGGCGTGCAGGCTCGCGACAAGGTGCTTGAGCACCTCCTGGAGAACGTCGAGATCGCGCTGCCGCAGGGCATCATCGACGCCGAGGTCAACAGCCACCTCGAAGGCGAAGGTCGCCTGGAGGACGACGAGCACCGTGCCGAGGTCGACGAGTCGACCCGCAAGGCGCTGAAGTCGCAGCTGCTGCTCGACAAGATCGTCGAGGACGAGGAGATCCAGGTCTCGCAGGAAGAGCTCATCGAGTACCTCATCATGTCGGCCCAGCAGTACGGCATGGACCCCAACACCTTCGCCCAGGCGCTCGACCAGCAGGGTCAGGTGCCACAGGTGCTCTCCGAGGTCGCTCGCCGCAAGGCGCTCGCGTCCGTGTTGGAGAAGGTCTCCGTTGTCGACACCGACGGCAACGACGTCGACCTCAACGCCGAGGTCGAGGTCGAGGATGTCGACGGTTCCGACATCGAGCTGGACGTCGACCAGGACGAGAAGGCCGACGAAGCCGACAAGGCCTGA